From one Candidatus Rhodoluna planktonica genomic stretch:
- a CDS encoding sulfurtransferase, which translates to MAVGFDSSPKFAKYAHPEVLVSTEWLQQNLGTDGLVVVESDEDVLLYEIGHIPTAVKIDWHTDLNDPVTRDYVEGPEFAKLMSQKGISRSSTVVIYGDKSNWWASYALWVFKLFGHEDVRLLDGGREKWIAEGRELTKEQPAVTATDYPVIGRDDSVLRAFRDDVLKHFGNPLIDVRSLEEYTGERTHMPAYPEEGALRGGHIPSAKSVPWAKAAGELGVFKEREELDEIYLGQAGLKEGDNVIAYCRIGERSSHTWFVLNYLLGFKNVRNYDGSWTEWGSLVRVPIVKGAEPGIAPKVA; encoded by the coding sequence GTGGCCGTTGGCTTCGATTCAAGTCCTAAGTTCGCAAAGTACGCACACCCGGAGGTTTTGGTTTCGACCGAGTGGCTGCAGCAAAACCTAGGCACAGACGGTTTGGTAGTTGTCGAATCTGACGAAGATGTTTTGCTCTATGAAATTGGCCACATTCCGACCGCGGTCAAGATCGACTGGCACACCGACCTGAATGACCCCGTCACCAGAGATTACGTTGAGGGGCCAGAGTTCGCCAAGCTAATGTCACAGAAGGGCATTTCTCGATCTTCAACCGTCGTGATCTACGGCGATAAGTCGAACTGGTGGGCTTCATATGCACTTTGGGTGTTCAAGCTCTTCGGCCACGAAGATGTTCGTCTGCTTGATGGCGGCCGCGAAAAATGGATCGCTGAGGGTCGCGAACTGACCAAAGAACAGCCTGCAGTCACAGCGACGGACTACCCGGTCATTGGCCGTGATGACAGCGTGCTAAGGGCTTTTCGCGATGACGTTTTGAAGCACTTTGGCAATCCCCTAATCGACGTGCGTTCACTTGAGGAGTACACCGGAGAGCGAACCCACATGCCTGCATATCCAGAAGAAGGTGCGTTACGTGGAGGACACATTCCAAGCGCAAAGTCAGTACCTTGGGCAAAGGCAGCCGGCGAGTTGGGTGTTTTCAAAGAGCGTGAAGAATTAGACGAAATCTATCTCGGTCAAGCCGGCTTGAAGGAAGGCGACAACGTTATCGCCTACTGCCGAATCGGAGAGCGTTCAAGCCACACTTGGTTCGTTTTGAACTACCTGCTTGGCTTCAAGAATGTTAGAAACTATGACGGTTCGTGGACCGAATGGGGAAGCCTTGTTCGGGTTCCGATCGTTAAGGGCGCTGAACCGGGTATCGCTCCAAAGGTAGCCTGA
- the acnA gene encoding aconitate hydratase AcnA, with the protein MSKVNSFGSSDLLNVNGKSYRIFRLNSVDAKTLPYSLKILLENLLRTEDGANITADHINALVNWDAAAEPDVEIQFTPARVIMQDFTGVPCVVDLATMREAVAELGGDPNKINPLAPAELVIDHSVQIDVAGSPDAFEKNVDLEYQRNSERYQFLRWGQTAFDDFKVVPPGTGIVHQVNIEYLARTVMAREVNGELQAYPDSCVGTDSHTTMVNGLGVLGWGVGGIEAEAAMLGQPVSMLIPKVVGFKLTGQIATGVTATDVVLTITEMLRKHGVVGKFVEFYGAGVTSVPLANRATIGNMSPEFGSTVAIFPIDEVTIDYLRTTGRSQEQLDLVEAYTKAQGLWHDPSIEPRYSEYLELDLSTVVPSIAGPKRPQDRIVLSESKSAFQKVLPTYSASASKPTAVRGQEFALDNGHVAIASITSCTNTSNPSVMLAAGLLARKAVAKGLKAKPWVKTSLAPGSKVVTDYYEKAGLTADLDALGFNLVGYGCATCIGNSGPLSDEISEAINNNDLAVTAVLSGNRNFEGRISPDVKMNYLASPPLVIAYALAGTMDFDFETEALGADSSGNPVFLKDIWPSAEEVQQTIDQSISSDMFKTRYAGVFDGDNRWQQLPTPKGAVFEWDEKSTYVRKAPYFDGMQKTPEPVRDITGARVLAKLGDSVTTDHISPAGSIKADSPAGQYLTGNGISRADFNSYGSRRGNHEVMIRGTFANIRLKNQLLDGVEGGYTRDFTQADGPQSFIYDASRNYIAAGTDLVILGGKEYGSGSSRDWAAKGTRLLGVKAVIAESFERIHRSNLIGMGVLPLQFPVGENAESLGLDGTEIFEIEGVTELNEGRTPKTLKVTAKPSAHSKEGKPVIVFDAPLRIDTPGEADYYRNGGILQYVLRSLVA; encoded by the coding sequence ATGTCAAAGGTGAACAGCTTCGGATCATCTGATCTACTAAACGTCAACGGAAAAAGCTATCGCATTTTTCGCCTTAACTCAGTTGATGCAAAAACTTTGCCCTATTCGCTGAAAATTCTGCTAGAGAACCTGCTGCGAACCGAAGACGGTGCAAACATCACTGCGGACCACATCAACGCTCTTGTCAACTGGGATGCAGCAGCCGAGCCAGATGTTGAAATCCAGTTCACACCTGCTCGCGTAATCATGCAGGACTTCACTGGTGTTCCATGTGTTGTTGACTTAGCCACTATGCGCGAAGCCGTAGCTGAGCTCGGTGGAGACCCAAACAAGATCAATCCTCTGGCACCCGCAGAGCTTGTGATTGACCACTCAGTTCAGATTGACGTAGCCGGATCACCAGACGCATTCGAAAAGAATGTCGACTTGGAGTACCAGCGCAACTCAGAGCGTTACCAATTCCTTCGCTGGGGACAGACAGCATTCGATGACTTCAAAGTTGTACCTCCTGGCACCGGTATCGTCCACCAGGTAAACATTGAGTACCTTGCCAGAACCGTTATGGCCCGCGAGGTTAACGGTGAACTTCAGGCATACCCAGACTCTTGCGTGGGTACAGACTCACACACCACAATGGTCAACGGCCTAGGCGTTCTAGGATGGGGTGTTGGCGGTATCGAGGCCGAGGCCGCAATGCTGGGTCAGCCGGTTTCGATGCTTATTCCGAAGGTTGTCGGATTCAAGCTAACCGGACAGATTGCTACCGGAGTTACCGCGACCGACGTTGTTTTGACCATCACCGAAATGCTCCGCAAGCACGGAGTTGTCGGCAAGTTCGTCGAGTTTTACGGCGCTGGTGTCACCAGCGTTCCGCTAGCTAACCGAGCCACCATCGGAAACATGTCTCCTGAGTTTGGCTCTACTGTTGCGATCTTCCCAATCGACGAAGTAACCATCGATTACCTAAGAACAACTGGTCGTTCGCAAGAGCAGCTTGACTTGGTTGAGGCATACACCAAGGCACAGGGCCTGTGGCATGACCCAAGCATTGAGCCTCGCTACAGCGAGTATCTTGAGCTTGATTTGTCCACTGTTGTTCCGTCGATTGCCGGACCGAAGCGACCACAGGACCGAATCGTTCTAAGCGAGTCAAAGTCGGCTTTCCAAAAGGTTCTACCTACCTATTCAGCATCGGCAAGCAAGCCGACCGCAGTGCGCGGTCAAGAATTTGCACTAGACAACGGTCACGTTGCTATCGCCTCGATCACCTCTTGCACCAACACTTCTAACCCGTCTGTAATGCTTGCAGCCGGACTCCTTGCGCGAAAGGCCGTTGCCAAAGGCCTTAAGGCAAAGCCTTGGGTGAAGACCTCGCTTGCCCCAGGATCGAAAGTGGTTACCGACTACTACGAGAAAGCCGGACTAACTGCCGATTTGGACGCATTGGGCTTCAATTTGGTTGGTTACGGCTGTGCAACCTGTATCGGTAACTCAGGTCCACTGTCTGATGAAATCTCAGAGGCCATCAACAACAACGACCTTGCCGTAACTGCCGTGCTTTCTGGAAACCGTAACTTCGAAGGCCGAATCAGTCCTGATGTCAAGATGAACTATCTTGCATCCCCACCGCTGGTCATCGCGTATGCCCTTGCTGGAACAATGGACTTCGATTTCGAAACCGAGGCACTTGGAGCCGACTCAAGCGGCAACCCAGTCTTCTTGAAAGACATCTGGCCTTCTGCTGAGGAGGTTCAGCAGACTATCGATCAGTCGATTAGTTCGGACATGTTCAAAACACGCTACGCAGGCGTTTTTGATGGTGACAACCGCTGGCAGCAGCTACCAACGCCGAAGGGCGCGGTTTTCGAGTGGGATGAGAAATCAACCTACGTTCGTAAGGCTCCATACTTCGATGGCATGCAGAAGACACCTGAGCCTGTTCGTGACATTACCGGAGCACGAGTTCTGGCTAAGCTTGGCGATTCGGTCACTACTGACCACATCAGCCCTGCGGGTTCGATTAAGGCTGATTCACCAGCTGGCCAGTATCTAACTGGAAACGGAATTTCACGAGCCGATTTCAACAGCTACGGCTCTCGTCGCGGAAACCACGAGGTTATGATTCGCGGCACATTTGCCAACATTCGCCTAAAGAACCAGTTGCTAGATGGCGTTGAGGGTGGTTACACTCGCGACTTCACCCAGGCTGACGGTCCGCAGTCATTTATCTATGACGCCAGCAGAAACTACATTGCTGCTGGTACTGACCTAGTTATTTTGGGCGGCAAAGAGTACGGATCAGGTTCGTCTCGCGACTGGGCCGCCAAGGGCACCAGACTTTTGGGTGTCAAGGCAGTAATCGCAGAGAGTTTTGAGCGAATTCACCGTAGCAACCTAATCGGAATGGGAGTACTACCGCTCCAATTCCCAGTTGGTGAAAACGCTGAATCTCTCGGCCTAGACGGAACTGAGATCTTTGAAATTGAAGGCGTGACCGAACTCAATGAAGGAAGAACTCCGAAGACACTGAAGGTTACCGCTAAGCCATCGGCTCACTCGAAAGAAGGCAAACCGGTCATCGTCTTCGATGCACCGCTGCGCATCGACACTCCTGGAGAAGCTGATTACTACCGCAACGGTGGAATTTTGCAGTATGTGCTCAGAAGTTTGGTTGCCTAG
- a CDS encoding DUF3000 family protein, which yields MIEISAQDSASTEFKLALTRLAEAELRKELSVTEIAAPKGLAQNAVAFSAQLADSDHSHGHVATGRFVFLWDKSPQDAWAGNFRIVCFVKSNLEPDIADDERISDVALAWLSDALRRRNAVGEAAAGTTTRIVSSGFGSLASEPDHGELEIRASWSPTDDNFSGHLEAWQDLLCVMAGFSPLPDGVHPL from the coding sequence ATGATCGAAATCTCAGCCCAAGACTCAGCCAGCACCGAATTCAAACTTGCTTTGACTCGCCTTGCTGAGGCAGAGCTCCGCAAAGAGCTTTCCGTCACTGAGATTGCCGCCCCTAAAGGCTTGGCCCAAAATGCAGTCGCTTTTTCTGCGCAACTTGCCGATTCCGATCACTCCCACGGACACGTTGCAACCGGAAGATTTGTTTTTCTTTGGGATAAGTCGCCGCAGGACGCCTGGGCTGGGAATTTCCGCATTGTATGTTTTGTGAAGTCAAATTTAGAGCCAGATATTGCCGATGATGAGCGCATTTCTGATGTGGCATTGGCCTGGTTGTCTGATGCCTTGAGAAGACGAAACGCAGTCGGTGAGGCTGCTGCTGGAACTACTACCCGAATAGTGTCATCCGGGTTTGGCTCTTTGGCGAGCGAACCAGATCACGGGGAACTCGAGATTCGAGCATCTTGGTCACCTACTGACGATAACTTCTCCGGTCATTTAGAGGCCTGGCAAGACCTTCTCTGCGTCATGGCAGGCTTCTCCCCTCTCCCCGATGGCGTTCATCCGCTATGA
- a CDS encoding ammonium transporter produces the protein MDQGNTAFVLISAALVLLMTPGLAFFYGGLVKAKSVVSMMMLSFGSLALIAVLWVLYGYAIAFSNGGSSGFLGIDGWFGIDTSSIGLAAQVADAADPQGSFPSLAFVAFQAAFAIISVALISGAIADRAKFGAWMVFAGIWATIVYFPVANWVFNFTLQDGKVVDGGWIVYELGAIDFAGGTAVHINAGAAGLALAIVLGKRFGFSKGITQPHNVPLTLLGVALLWFGWFGFNAGSELAADGVAALAFVNTLAAPAAAMLGWILVEKMQQGKATSIGAGSGAIAGLVAITPACAVLDPLWAIALGLVAGALCALAINLKFSLGFDDSLDVVGIHLVGGVVGTLWIGLFGNGVGLFFGHGFDQLIAQAVGAIAVLVYSFVISLVIGFAIEKTMGFRVRAEDEIAGIDTVVHGEEAYAFGADRG, from the coding sequence ATGGATCAGGGAAACACTGCGTTTGTCCTAATTTCCGCGGCACTAGTTCTATTGATGACCCCAGGACTGGCCTTCTTTTACGGCGGTTTAGTTAAAGCTAAGTCGGTCGTCAGCATGATGATGCTGAGTTTCGGGTCGTTGGCATTGATAGCGGTGCTGTGGGTTCTCTACGGTTATGCAATCGCCTTCTCAAACGGTGGCTCAAGCGGATTCTTGGGTATTGATGGTTGGTTCGGAATCGATACCAGTTCAATCGGGCTCGCAGCTCAAGTGGCAGATGCTGCAGATCCTCAGGGATCTTTTCCAAGTCTCGCTTTCGTTGCATTTCAGGCAGCGTTCGCGATTATTAGCGTTGCTCTGATTTCTGGAGCGATAGCCGACCGTGCAAAGTTTGGAGCTTGGATGGTTTTCGCTGGAATCTGGGCGACGATTGTCTACTTCCCAGTAGCAAACTGGGTGTTCAACTTCACCTTGCAGGACGGCAAGGTGGTTGATGGTGGCTGGATTGTGTATGAACTGGGCGCAATTGATTTTGCTGGTGGCACGGCAGTGCACATCAACGCCGGTGCAGCAGGTCTGGCCCTGGCCATTGTCCTCGGTAAACGTTTTGGCTTCAGCAAGGGCATTACCCAGCCTCACAATGTTCCATTGACCCTACTTGGAGTAGCGCTTCTTTGGTTTGGCTGGTTTGGCTTCAATGCCGGCAGTGAGTTGGCAGCAGACGGTGTCGCGGCCCTAGCTTTCGTGAACACACTCGCCGCTCCTGCGGCTGCGATGCTCGGCTGGATTCTGGTCGAGAAAATGCAACAGGGTAAGGCAACTTCGATTGGAGCCGGCTCAGGCGCTATCGCTGGACTGGTAGCAATTACACCTGCCTGTGCAGTACTCGACCCACTGTGGGCAATTGCGCTTGGTCTCGTTGCAGGTGCTCTCTGCGCCTTGGCAATCAATCTGAAATTTAGTCTTGGCTTCGACGATTCACTTGATGTGGTAGGAATTCACCTCGTGGGTGGAGTCGTAGGAACTCTCTGGATTGGTCTATTCGGAAACGGAGTAGGGCTGTTCTTCGGGCACGGATTTGATCAGCTAATTGCCCAGGCTGTTGGCGCAATTGCTGTTCTTGTTTACAGCTTCGTAATTTCACTCGTTATTGGTTTTGCAATTGAAAAAACAATGGGCTTCAGAGTTCGTGCCGAGGATGAGATTGCCGGCATTGACACTGTTGTGCACGGTGAAGAAGCATACGCATTTGGCGCTGATCGCGGCTGA
- the dxs gene encoding 1-deoxy-D-xylulose-5-phosphate synthase, translating into MSILDGVNQPADLKRLSRHEMTELAAEIRATLISQVSKTGGHLGPNLGVVELTLAIHRIFDSPKDSIIFDTGHQSYVHKLVTGRKDLSTLRQKDGLAGYPQRGESVHDIVESSHASSSLSWADGISRAYKLTNQSDRHVVAVIGDGALTGGMSWEALNNISDDNDRNLVIVVNDNGRSYAPTIGGLARHLNDVRTNQTYRRLYKASKKMFYKFGVPGRLIYSAARGAGKGLLSTFAPVGLFPNLDIKYIGPIDGHDQDALEQALSQAKRYAGPAIVHAVTEKGRGYQPARSDDADQFHAVGQINPETGLPLKTSSAQSWTDIFGQELLKIAETDKKVVALTGAMLQPVGLKKFADKFPDRVFDVGIAEQHAVTASAGLAFGGLHPVVAVYATFMNRAFDQVLMDVALHKAGVTFVLDRAGVTGPDGASHHGMWDLSIFQVVPGIKIAAPRDAATLAEELQEAVTEKNSPTMIRFGKGNVGESIPAIVRTADGVDVLHQSPSKDVLILTVGQMAQLGIDVAKHLADQGIGATVIDPRWVIPVNKSVLEMAKEHRLVVTIEDGIKVGGIGTRVRQDLRSAQIDTALSEVGLPDEFLEHATREEILERVGLTARQISHEVVAQVLGARVPHARKLDSEVELNPSQQTEAQ; encoded by the coding sequence ATGTCAATTCTCGATGGAGTGAATCAGCCGGCTGATCTCAAGCGGTTAAGTCGCCATGAAATGACCGAGCTTGCCGCTGAGATTCGGGCAACTCTGATTTCACAAGTATCGAAGACTGGCGGCCATCTTGGCCCAAATCTGGGTGTAGTTGAGTTGACCTTGGCAATTCATCGAATCTTTGACTCGCCAAAAGACTCAATTATTTTTGATACCGGTCACCAGTCCTACGTCCACAAATTGGTCACCGGACGCAAAGATCTCTCTACGCTTCGCCAAAAAGACGGCCTTGCAGGTTACCCGCAGCGTGGTGAGTCAGTCCATGACATCGTTGAGAGCTCCCATGCCTCCAGTTCGCTGTCTTGGGCTGACGGAATATCTCGGGCATACAAACTGACCAATCAGAGTGATCGTCACGTTGTTGCCGTCATCGGTGACGGTGCCTTGACTGGTGGAATGTCCTGGGAGGCCTTAAACAATATCTCTGACGACAACGATCGCAACCTGGTGATTGTTGTCAATGACAACGGTAGAAGCTATGCACCGACCATTGGTGGCTTGGCTCGGCACCTGAACGATGTTCGAACAAACCAGACCTACCGTCGGCTTTACAAAGCAAGCAAGAAGATGTTCTACAAGTTCGGCGTTCCGGGTCGATTGATTTACTCGGCCGCGAGAGGTGCCGGCAAAGGTCTTTTATCAACTTTCGCGCCGGTAGGGCTTTTCCCAAATCTCGACATCAAGTACATCGGCCCAATTGATGGCCATGATCAGGATGCGCTAGAACAGGCCCTAAGTCAGGCCAAACGCTACGCGGGACCGGCGATTGTCCATGCTGTTACAGAAAAAGGTCGCGGCTACCAACCAGCTAGATCAGATGACGCGGATCAGTTTCACGCCGTCGGTCAAATAAACCCTGAAACAGGTTTGCCTCTAAAAACAAGCTCGGCACAATCCTGGACCGACATTTTCGGTCAAGAGTTACTCAAGATTGCCGAAACCGACAAAAAGGTTGTAGCTCTGACCGGAGCGATGCTGCAGCCTGTCGGCTTGAAGAAATTTGCCGACAAATTCCCAGACCGCGTATTTGATGTCGGAATTGCTGAACAGCATGCTGTCACCGCTTCTGCTGGCTTAGCTTTCGGCGGACTTCATCCAGTTGTTGCTGTTTACGCCACTTTTATGAATCGCGCATTCGACCAGGTGCTGATGGACGTGGCGCTGCACAAAGCTGGTGTCACCTTTGTGCTTGATCGGGCCGGCGTAACCGGTCCAGACGGTGCATCCCACCACGGAATGTGGGATCTCTCAATTTTCCAAGTGGTTCCCGGAATCAAAATTGCAGCACCTCGTGATGCTGCAACGCTTGCCGAAGAGCTGCAAGAAGCTGTCACCGAAAAAAACTCACCAACCATGATTCGTTTCGGTAAGGGTAACGTCGGCGAAAGCATCCCTGCGATCGTTCGCACTGCCGACGGGGTAGACGTTCTGCACCAGTCACCTAGCAAAGATGTTTTGATCCTCACCGTTGGTCAGATGGCGCAGTTAGGTATTGACGTAGCGAAGCACCTCGCTGACCAGGGGATTGGCGCGACTGTTATCGACCCTCGCTGGGTTATTCCGGTTAACAAGTCGGTTCTTGAGATGGCGAAGGAGCACAGACTTGTGGTCACCATCGAAGACGGTATCAAGGTTGGTGGCATCGGCACCAGAGTTCGTCAAGATCTGCGCAGCGCTCAAATTGATACTGCTTTGAGCGAAGTGGGCTTGCCGGATGAATTTTTAGAACACGCGACCAGGGAAGAGATTCTTGAGCGAGTTGGCCTCACCGCACGTCAGATCAGTCACGAAGTTGTTGCTCAGGTTCTGGGCGCACGTGTTCCACATGCCCGAAAGCTAGATTCAGAAGTTGAGCTCAATCCGTCGCAACAGACTGAAGCGCAGTAA
- a CDS encoding SufE family protein, producing the protein MPVEDPKSLIEDFQSVSTKEKLDLLLEFSENLPQLPARYVDHPDLLERVEECQSPIYLFVEVLSDGNKTVNLFFTAPEESPTTRGFASILHSVLDGLPASQVQAFDDDFPSKLGLAEAVSPLRMRGMRGMLSRIKRQVSEKSS; encoded by the coding sequence ATGCCAGTCGAGGATCCAAAAAGTCTGATTGAGGATTTTCAAAGTGTATCTACCAAAGAAAAACTAGATCTTCTTCTTGAATTTTCCGAGAACCTGCCTCAGTTGCCGGCCCGATACGTAGATCATCCCGATCTACTCGAGAGAGTCGAAGAGTGTCAATCTCCGATCTACTTGTTCGTGGAGGTTTTGAGCGACGGAAACAAGACAGTCAATCTGTTTTTCACTGCTCCGGAAGAGTCGCCGACTACTCGCGGCTTCGCCAGTATTCTGCACAGCGTCTTGGATGGATTACCGGCAAGCCAGGTGCAAGCTTTCGACGATGATTTTCCGAGCAAATTGGGTTTAGCTGAGGCGGTTTCCCCGTTGCGTATGCGTGGAATGCGCGGCATGCTTTCGCGGATTAAGCGGCAGGTAAGTGAAAAATCTTCCTGA
- a CDS encoding HRDC domain-containing protein, producing MTDSEAVPQLFSLEKPTSPVIYVDDEPSLSSMFDELNRGSGPIAADAERASGFRYSQRAYLVQLKQIDGPIYLLDPAAFDFDQNLFKPLSVERPFIFHAGSQDLPCLRELGLNPIEIFDTELGSRLAGVERVGLAAVCALFLEISLAKEHSAVDWSTRPLHEDWLTYAALDVEILHDLWQKVSAELESQSKSEIAKQEFAQVLRQPTKTPKIERWRSTSGAHLIKDKRQLAVLRELWQSREELAQKLDVSPGRLIPDTSIVWAATNKVSSRSELAHSKGFHGRASRTYIDLWWSAVERGYASKDLPELRLKAEGIPNHRTWEKRFPLAHQRLLVGKAVVDEVAAQLKFAPEHALTPDTLRRVVFEFETDMTMDDFRNRLIELSARPWQIEALAEVLFTALQSVATD from the coding sequence ATGACCGATTCTGAAGCCGTACCTCAGCTATTTTCACTTGAGAAACCAACATCGCCGGTAATTTATGTCGATGATGAGCCCTCGCTCAGCTCGATGTTTGATGAACTCAATCGCGGAAGCGGGCCTATTGCCGCGGATGCAGAGAGAGCCAGTGGTTTTCGCTACTCTCAACGCGCGTACCTAGTGCAGCTGAAACAGATCGACGGGCCCATTTATTTACTAGATCCGGCGGCCTTCGACTTTGACCAAAATCTTTTCAAGCCACTCAGCGTAGAGCGACCTTTTATTTTTCATGCTGGCTCGCAAGATTTACCTTGCCTGCGGGAACTAGGCCTCAATCCCATAGAGATTTTTGACACCGAACTCGGCTCTCGTCTCGCCGGTGTCGAGAGAGTAGGACTGGCCGCAGTTTGCGCGCTCTTCCTCGAAATTTCACTTGCTAAAGAGCACTCTGCAGTTGATTGGAGCACCCGACCGCTGCATGAAGATTGGCTCACCTATGCGGCTCTGGACGTAGAAATCTTGCACGATCTTTGGCAAAAAGTTAGCGCTGAACTCGAGAGCCAGTCAAAGAGTGAAATTGCGAAACAAGAATTTGCTCAGGTATTGAGGCAGCCGACAAAAACTCCAAAAATTGAACGGTGGCGATCAACTTCTGGCGCACACCTAATCAAGGACAAGCGACAACTCGCTGTTTTGCGCGAACTTTGGCAGTCACGTGAAGAATTAGCCCAAAAATTAGATGTTTCACCAGGAAGACTCATTCCCGACACATCTATCGTCTGGGCTGCGACAAACAAAGTGTCGAGTCGCAGCGAACTTGCACACTCAAAGGGATTCCACGGCCGAGCCAGCCGAACCTACATCGACCTTTGGTGGTCTGCAGTGGAGCGAGGCTACGCTTCAAAAGATTTACCCGAGTTGCGTCTCAAAGCAGAAGGAATTCCAAACCATCGAACTTGGGAGAAAAGATTTCCCCTTGCTCACCAAAGACTCTTGGTCGGCAAGGCAGTCGTAGATGAAGTTGCCGCGCAACTGAAATTTGCACCGGAACATGCCCTAACCCCGGATACGTTACGCCGGGTGGTTTTTGAATTCGAGACCGATATGACAATGGATGATTTTCGAAATCGACTGATCGAACTAAGCGCCAGGCCTTGGCAGATTGAGGCCCTCGCCGAAGTTTTGTTTACTGCGCTTCAGTCTGTTGCGACGGATTGA
- the zapE gene encoding cell division protein ZapE, which produces MNSKTFASLSTVWPQVEPSQLLLDFVPPREFANARFDSYKPSPDFESQSVALAHSREFISGKRKGLFSKPVFEAGIYLDGGFGVGKTHLLASIWHEFSGKKAFGAFISFTGLIGALGFAETVQVLKKYELLCIDEFELDDPGDTMMMSRLLNELAPLGVRFAATSNTPPNALGEGRFAAADFAREIHGIADRFQMVRIDGEDYRHRPTSFDFVTYEESAAFEKVATYSPNAVAVDDFEELLAHLSKVHPSRYGRLLSGVEALVLKDIHVLHDQVNALRFVSFVDRAYEAQLRIFGTGIDLVNVFSDEYISGAYRKKYLRAISRLGAMTR; this is translated from the coding sequence ATGAATTCAAAGACTTTTGCGTCTCTTTCTACGGTTTGGCCTCAGGTCGAACCCAGTCAACTGTTACTGGACTTTGTACCGCCACGTGAGTTTGCCAACGCTCGCTTCGATTCTTACAAGCCAAGTCCAGATTTTGAGTCCCAATCAGTGGCTCTCGCTCACTCTCGCGAATTCATTAGTGGAAAGCGCAAAGGTCTATTTTCGAAACCGGTGTTTGAAGCTGGCATCTATCTGGATGGCGGCTTCGGCGTGGGAAAAACTCACTTACTAGCATCCATTTGGCACGAATTTTCAGGCAAAAAAGCCTTCGGCGCCTTTATCTCCTTCACCGGTTTGATTGGTGCTTTGGGCTTTGCCGAAACCGTACAGGTCCTAAAAAAGTATGAACTCTTATGCATCGACGAATTTGAGTTAGATGATCCGGGCGACACAATGATGATGTCTCGGCTGTTGAATGAGCTCGCCCCGCTCGGGGTTCGTTTCGCCGCCACCAGTAACACCCCACCCAACGCCTTGGGCGAAGGTCGTTTCGCTGCCGCAGATTTTGCTCGTGAAATTCACGGTATTGCCGATCGTTTCCAGATGGTGAGAATTGACGGTGAGGACTATCGTCATCGTCCCACATCCTTCGATTTCGTAACTTATGAGGAGTCAGCGGCATTCGAGAAGGTTGCAACCTACTCGCCAAACGCAGTGGCTGTAGACGACTTCGAAGAGTTGCTTGCACATTTGTCAAAGGTTCATCCATCGAGGTATGGTCGACTACTTTCAGGTGTTGAGGCTTTGGTGCTGAAAGACATTCACGTTCTTCATGACCAGGTCAACGCACTCAGATTCGTCTCTTTTGTTGACCGCGCGTATGAAGCCCAGTTGCGAATTTTTGGCACCGGTATCGACCTGGTAAACGTTTTCTCAGATGAGTACATTTCGGGTGCCTATCGCAAAAAATACCTTCGAGCTATTTCGCGTTTGGGCGCAATGACCCGCTAA